From one Brienomyrus brachyistius isolate T26 unplaced genomic scaffold, BBRACH_0.4 scaffold384, whole genome shotgun sequence genomic stretch:
- the LOC125728987 gene encoding ribonuclease P protein subunit p25-like, whose product MELSMSPDILHAFQSPNSGVHSHTSAHAPPPPLATTGPPATPVKPALAGFRKVCRTEDPSPGPFQGLDGALEMRVKEGSKIRNLMGFAVARMQEGGSGGGPRQVVFTGSGRAVTKTITCAEIMKRRLTGLHQLTKLRYRAVREVWESGDGQTTVQRDVPSISILLSKDPLDPLEPGYQPPEDQSPLWGPGCHREEETEMEKPSQEARKRPQSPDSLLSTKRPCPGVRSLESTS is encoded by the coding sequence ATGGAGCTCAGCATGTCTCCGGACATTCTTCATGCCTTCCAGAGTCCAAACTCCGGAGTTCACAGCCATACCAGTGCacatgcacccccaccccccctcgccACCACCGGGCCCCCAGCCACTCCTGTCAAGCCAGCATTAGCAGGTTTCCGGAAGGTGTGCCGAACCGAGGACCCCAGTCCCGGCCCCTTCCAGGGTTTGGATGGGGCTCTGGAGATGCGTGTCAAGGAGGGCAGCAAGATCCGGAACCTGATGGGCTTCGCTGTGGCCCGCATGCAAGAGGGGGGGTCGGGCGGAGGCCCGCGGCAGGTGGTGTTCACCGGTTCTGGCCGTGCCGTCACCAAGACCATCACCTGTGCCGAGATCATGAAGCGGCGGCTGACCGGCCTGCACCAGCTGACCAAGCTGCGCTACCGCGCCGTGCGGGAAGTTTGGGAGAGCGGCGATGGCCAGACCACTGTCCAGCGCGACGTCCCCTCCATCAGCATACTCCTGTCCAAGGACCCACTGGACCCACTGGAACCAGGATACCAGCCCCCTGAGGACCAGAGCCCGCTGTGGGGGCCTGGCTGTCACAGGGAGGAGGAGACGGAGATGGAGAAACCGTCCCAGGAGGCTCGAAAGAGACCCCAAAGTCCCGACTCACTCCTTAGCACAAAGAGGCCGTGCCCCGGTGTGAGATCGCTGGAGTCCACCTCCTGA